From the genome of Cystobacter fuscus DSM 2262:
GTGCCCCCCAAGGTGGAGTACTCGCTCACCCCGTTCGGCAAGAGCCTCGAGCCCATCATCCTCCTCATGATCGAGTGGGGACGGAGCAACGAGAAACGCCTGCTCGCGGGTACGGGCGAGGGGGCGGCCGCCCCGCTGGAGGAGACGTGCGCCCCGGTCGAGGCGCCCATGCGCCCACCCCGGCGGGCTCACCCGGGACGTGCGTAGACGCCCACGGTCTCGCCGAACGCGAGCACGTGCCCTTGCACGGCCCGGAAGAGTTGCTGGCGTCCGAAGCCCGGCTCGAGTTCGAGGCGGCGGTCGAGTGCCAGCACCTGGAGGTGGTAGCGGTGCGGGATGTCGCCCCAGGGCGGAGCGCAGCCGGTGTAGCCCACGCGCAGGAAGCTGTTGCGACCTTGCACCGCCACGTCCACCCCCTGCGCCGGGATGCCCTCGGGCAGGGAGTCGCGCCCGGCGTCCAGGTCCGCGACGAGCCAGTGGACGAACGGCTCGGGAGTGGGCGCGTCCGGATCCTCCATCCAGAC
Proteins encoded in this window:
- a CDS encoding YbhB/YbcL family Raf kinase inhibitor-like protein; this translates as MRSLVLGMPRMLRGRPGERAGEERLAQYRLDLSQVAPLVVMSPAFVKGRDIPVHYTADGAGLSPPLRWGAGPAGTESFVVWMEDPDAPTPEPFVHWLVADLDAGRDSLPEGIPAQGVDVAVQGRNSFLRVGYTGCAPPWGDIPHRYHLQVLALDRRLELEPGFGRQQLFRAVQGHVLAFGETVGVYARPG